A stretch of Methylogaea oryzae DNA encodes these proteins:
- a CDS encoding aromatic ring-hydroxylating oxygenase subunit alpha, whose product MSTTYLENVWYMALPSAEVPTGGMKGHKIADTPILFMRDTQGKIAAIRDICPHRGIPFSYGRMVGDTVECPYHGWKFSCAGVCTEIPSLLPDQDLDCTKIKVKTYPVQERNGAIWVFIGDKEFDTAQAPSLPVLAELAPDAQPNLTFTEIFPCHIDHAVIGLMDPAHGPYVHKSWFWRSEKSMLEKAKHFAPVTHGFQMVRHQPSKNSKAYKIFGGPTTTEITFRLPGVRLEHIKIGEKSFYSLTALAPLDEKHTQIIQMGFWNIPWVSLLKPALRQFGKVFLRQDLEAVRKQQEGLAYDPSLMLLQDADTQAKWYFALKKEWAAHLAEQREFVNPVQETVLRWRS is encoded by the coding sequence ATGAGCACCACCTACCTCGAAAACGTCTGGTACATGGCCCTGCCCTCCGCCGAGGTCCCCACCGGCGGCATGAAAGGCCACAAGATCGCCGACACGCCCATCCTGTTCATGCGCGACACCCAGGGCAAAATCGCCGCCATCCGCGACATCTGCCCGCACCGCGGCATCCCGTTCTCTTACGGCCGCATGGTGGGCGACACGGTGGAATGCCCCTACCACGGCTGGAAATTCAGCTGCGCCGGGGTGTGCACGGAAATCCCTTCCCTGTTGCCGGACCAGGACCTGGACTGCACCAAGATCAAGGTGAAAACCTATCCGGTGCAGGAGCGCAACGGCGCCATCTGGGTGTTCATCGGCGACAAGGAATTCGACACAGCCCAAGCGCCGTCCCTGCCCGTACTGGCGGAGCTGGCGCCCGACGCCCAGCCCAACCTCACCTTCACGGAAATCTTCCCCTGCCACATCGACCACGCCGTCATCGGCCTGATGGACCCGGCCCACGGCCCCTATGTGCACAAGAGCTGGTTCTGGCGCTCGGAAAAATCCATGCTGGAGAAGGCCAAGCACTTCGCGCCGGTGACCCACGGCTTCCAGATGGTGCGCCACCAGCCGTCGAAAAACTCCAAGGCCTACAAAATCTTCGGCGGCCCCACCACCACCGAAATCACCTTCCGCCTGCCCGGCGTGCGGCTGGAGCACATCAAGATCGGCGAGAAGTCCTTCTACTCCCTCACCGCCCTGGCACCCCTGGACGAAAAGCACACGCAGATCATCCAGATGGGCTTCTGGAACATCCCCTGGGTCAGTCTGCTGAAACCGGCCCTGCGCCAGTTCGGCAAGGTGTTCCTGCGCCAGGATTTGGAAGCGGTGAGGAAACAGCAGGAAGGCCTGGCCTACGACCCCAGCCTCATGCTGCTGCAAGACGCCGACACCCAGGCCAAGTGGTATTTCGCCC
- a CDS encoding DUF4160 domain-containing protein has translation MPTISMFYGILIQMYFRDMGRHHLPHIHARYQGQKVALAIEDGAVLEGEFPARQLRMVQVWMDIHRDELLADWELAVNGEDPYKIAPLQ, from the coding sequence ATGCCCACTATCAGCATGTTCTACGGAATCCTGATCCAAATGTATTTTCGCGATATGGGCCGACACCATCTGCCGCATATCCACGCCCGCTATCAAGGCCAAAAGGTGGCATTGGCAATCGAAGACGGCGCGGTGCTTGAAGGTGAATTTCCCGCCCGCCAGTTGCGCATGGTACAAGTGTGGATGGACATCCATCGAGACGAGTTACTGGCCGATTGGGAACTCGCCGTCAATGGCGAAGACCCCTACAAAATCGCCCCTTTGCAGTAA
- a CDS encoding DUF2442 domain-containing protein, with amino-acid sequence MLLDVIHVEACNDFSLRLQFENGEWRRFDMTPWLSLKPWSRIQSLGEFRRARVDYGTVVWPGEIDIAPETLYDQSEPLIELSQSDGSARTYHNTGTHKVKNP; translated from the coding sequence ATGTTGCTCGACGTTATACACGTAGAAGCCTGCAATGACTTCTCCCTGCGCCTGCAATTCGAAAACGGCGAATGGCGCCGCTTCGATATGACGCCATGGCTTTCGCTCAAACCCTGGAGCCGCATCCAAAGCCTGGGGGAATTTCGCCGAGCTCGGGTGGATTACGGCACGGTGGTGTGGCCGGGTGAAATCGACATAGCCCCGGAAACGCTGTACGACCAATCCGAGCCACTGATCGAACTGTCGCAGAGCGACGGCTCAGCTAGGACATACCACAACACTGGAACCCATAAGGTGAAAAATCCATGA